TAACGGTACTGACATGACCTTTGATGGGGCGAACTGGATTTGGAGAAGAAATGGTTCCGGTTTTTCAGGAGTTCCAGCAGGGCACCAGTATTTTAGAAAAACATTTACTGTGAATACTGAAAAAGAGATTAGCAGCGTATATGTTGGTGTAACTGCTGATGATGAGTATTCTCTATATGTAAATGGAGAAAAAGTTGGTGAAAATGGTGGTACTGACTCCTGGAAAAATGGTAAGCTGTTTGAGATTGGTAAACAAATTAATAAAGATGGTAACAACGTAATTGCGATTGACGCATTTAACAGCACCAACGGCTATGCAGGGGCACTTTCTAAAGTAGAAGTATCTTATACCGATGGCACAAAAGATACTTTTGTAACGGATGACAGTTGGAAAGTAAGCGAGACCGAACCAGTAGAAGGATGGACTTCCGCTGACTTTGATGATAGCCAGTGGTTAGTTCCTGACCAGGTTGTAAAATATGGAGAAGCTCCTTGGGGAAAAGGCGTAGAACCAAGCCCTGAAGATGCTGCTTTTGCGGCAACGGTACTGCGTGAAGAATTTGCTACAGAAGAGGGCAAAGAAATCAAAAACGCTCGAGCTTATGTTGCTGGTCTAGGATTCTTTGAAATGAAGATCAATGGCCAATTGCCGGATGATTCTGTTATGAATCCAGCAAATACCCAATACACTCAAACCGTTTTGTATCGTACATTTGATGTAACTAATCTATTAAAGAAAGGTAATAACGCAATTGGAATTGAGTTAGGGAATAGCTTCTATAATGAAACTTGTTCTGTATGGAACTGGCAATCTGCTGCCTGGAGAGATGATCCAAAACTCCGTATGGAATTAGATATTGAATACACCGATGGCACCCATCAAACAATTACTACTGATAATGAGACCTGGAAAGCTACCAAAGATGGTCCAATTACAACAAATAGTATTTACTATGGTGAAACTTATGATGCCCGTAAAGAACTAACAGGTTATGATCAGGCAAACTATAATGAAGAGGGTTGGGCTCCAGCTCAGGAAATGAAAGCCCCAGCAGGTGCATTGACTGCTCAGGTAATGGAACCAATCCGTCGTACCAAGTCGATTACATTATCCCAGGATCAAGTGAAAAAACTGGATAATGGCTCCTATGTTTTATATGTTCCTGAAATGCTGGCTGGTTGGATTAAACTGAACATGCATAATGCAGAACCCGGCCAGAAAGTAACCATTACTTATGGTGAAAAATTGAACAGCGATGGTACTGTTCAAAAATTAGGTGGTAAAGATGGTGTTAACTCTGGTTGGTGGCCAAAAGCTTACAACCAACAGGATAACTACATCTGTAAAGGTGGAGAAACTGAAACCTTTGAACCTAAATTCAGCTATAAGGGCTATCAATACGTTCAGATTGATAACTATCCAGGAGAACTAAAAGCAGAAGATATTGTTTGCTATCGTACTAGCAATGATATGGAAATCACAGGTCATTTTGAAAGTTCTAATGAACTGATTAACCATCTGCATGATATGATGATGACAACCATGTCGAACAATATGCAGGGCAAACCAACTGATACTCCAGTATGGGAGAAAAATGGTTGGCTTGGTGATGCTAACGTTGCTTTACAAACAATGTCCTATAACTATGGCTATGAAAATATGTTAACCCAATTTATTGAAACCATGGAAGACTGCCAGGATGAACTGGGCAATGTTCCAAACATGGTTCCAACACAGGGATGGGGAAATGACAATACTGTTGTATGGAATTCCATCTTTGTGTTTGGTGTAGACCAAATGTGGGATACTTATGGTATTGAAAGCTACATTGAAGAACAATATCCAGCAATGAGAGAATTGGCGCTAAAAGATATTGAATATAGCAAGAGCAATGGATGGACATGGAGTGATGGGCAGCTGGCTGACTGGGTATCCCCAATGGGTCAAGGCGATGAAAACTCTGGCTTACAATATAGTGAGAGTCCAAACGAAGGTAGTGGTATCGCTGGTACCGGTTTTGCTTACCGCCTATTAAGTGTTATGGCTGACTTGGCAGATAAACTAAATAAACCGGAAGATGCTGCTGAATACCGTGAAGCAATGGCTAATATTTATGAAGCATTCAACGCTAAATTCTATCGTCCAGAACAGCAAATTTATGAGACAACAACTTGGAGCAATATTGGTCCACACAGAAGCAAATACCGTCAAACTTCTAACTTGGTTCCTCTGGCATTTGGTTTGGTTCCAGAAGAATACAAAGAAGGTGTATTGCTCAATCTGGTAAAAGATATTAGAGATAAAAATTATCACTTGGATACCGGTTGTGTTGGTACAGAACTGATTTTGCCAGTCTTAAGCGAAAACGGCTATGCTGATGTAGCTTACAAGATTTTAGAACAAACTTCTTATCCAAGCTGGGGTTATATGGCAAACCATAAAGGCGGAACTTCCCTGTGGGAAATGTGGGAAGATACTTCCCGTTCTTTGGGCCACTATTTCTTAGGTACCTATGACGAATGGCTGTTTAAAGGCATTGGTGGTATCAAAGATATGAAAGATGGCTACAAGACCTTTACTATTGAACCAATGGTAGGCGGTACACAAGATTACGCAAATGTTTCTGTTGATACTGTTCGTGGTACTATCACTAGTAATTGGACTTGGGATGGCAACAATGCTACCTTTGATATCACAGTTCCAGTAGGTTCTACAGCAACTGTTATTTTACCATCTGATTCTGTTGATAAAGTAGCAGTAGGCAAAGGTGTAGAAGGTATTTTGAATTCTGAAGCAAAAGACGGTAAAACTTATTTGACAGTAACTTCAGGCTCCTATCAGTTCTCTACTTCTGTAGTGAAAGATGAAAATGCTGTTGATACTTTGGATTTGAAGATTGCAATCAACCAGGCAAATGGATTAGACCAAATTGATTATGATGCAGATGCTTGGGCAACATTCAGAGCTGTTATTGATGAAGCAGAAGCTTTAGTAAACGACTCAACAGCAGATCAAACTGCAATTGATACTATGACTGAAAAAGTTTTAGCTGCGATTGAAGAAGTAAAAACACATATTAATCAAAGCAGACAAGCTTTGAAAGAATTGGTAGCAAATGCAGAAAGTCCAAACCCAGTTGCTCACCCACAAGAATATATTGATGCATTCAATAACGCTTTGGCAGCAGCAGAAGAAGCTTGTGGTGATATTAATAAAACCAATGAAGAGTTGGATCAATTAAAAGCGAATTTGGAAAAAGCAATTGCTGACTTAGATGCCAATAAATATGAAAACTATGCTCAGAATGGAGCAGTAGATGCTCGTTCTACTTATGAAAGCCCAGATTGGGGTTGGGGTAAAGCCTTCTTAGTAGATGGCGACCGTAAAAATCTGACTGAAAAAGGCGAATATACTGGTTACTCCAGTGATGTTGGTGAAGTTCGTACCAAAGACCATGAGGAATGGGTAAGCGTAGATTTAGGCGAAGTACAAAAAATCAACTCTGTTGTATTCTACGCTCCAACACAATCCCCATCCACTCCTGGAACTTGCTATGGTTTCCCAAAAACATTTGATATCCAGGTATCCACCAATGGACAAGACTGGACAACTGTAGCATCTGAAAAAGATTATCCAGTTCCAAGTTATGGTCCAATCGTATTCAGTTTTGATGAAGTTGACGCAAAATATGTAAAACTGTACGCATATAACTTGAATCCAAAAGTAACAGACTTTGGTTATTACTACCTGCAATTATCCGAAATGGAAGTTTACAACTCTCCAAATGTAGAAACTCCAAAACCACCAGTAGAATCCAATAAAGATATCCTGAATAAAGTAATCGCATATGCGGAAAATGCAGCAAACAGTGAAGAATTTAACAATGTGATTAAAGATGTACAGGAATCTTTCAATGAAGCATTGGCAGCAGCACAGAAAGTAGCAGAAAACAATGCGGCAACCCAGGAAGAAGTAGATGCAGCATGGAAAGCATTGATGACAGAAATCCATAAATTAGGCTTTGTAAAAGGCGATATTACTTCTTTGGAACAGTTGGTAGCTACAGCAAAAGAATTTGATTTAAGCAAATATGTAGAAGCTGGCCAAGCAGAATTTAAAGAAGCATTGGCAGCGGCAGAAGCATTGATTGCGGATAAAGATAACGCAATGCAAGCAGAAATCGAAACAGCAGAAACTAATCTGTTGAACGCAATGTTAAACCTGAGATACAAAGCGGATAAATCTATCCTGGAAGAAGTTGTGGCAAAAGCAAATGATGTAGATGCAAACGCATATACAGCAGAAAGCTATGCAGTATTGTCAGCAGCAGTTGCAGAAGCAAATGATGTATTGGCAAATGAAAATGCAACTCAGGAAGAAGTAGATACAGCAGTAGCAAACGTACAGGCTGCAATGAGCGGACTGGTAGCAGTGGATAACAACACAGCAGAAGATAATACTGTTGATAATACAACCCAAACAGGTCAAGAAAGTACAACAACGAAAGCAAACGCAGCAAAAACAGGCGATGTTGCTCCAATTGCTGGTTTGGCTCTGTTAAGTATCGCAGGTGCATCTGTAATTGCACTGCGCAAAAAACACAACAAATAAATTTGATATTTCTTAATTTGAAAATCGAATTTTAAAACCAAAAGGCTCAGTAATTTACTGGGCCTTTTTTCTATATTTTTTATAATCGGGTATAGCATTGGATAACTACACATTTTATTTTTACAACACTAGTTGTTTTATTATATATAGAAAATGATATAAGTGAAACTAGCAGCAAATTATTTGTAAATATTTAATTGTTTGGAAGAAAGGTATATATAAATAAATCAACAAGGAGTATTTGTTTTTTTGATTGTCAAATTTTAGCCTTTTGTATATATAAAAATAAATTCCTAACCTTTGGCCAAATCTTACCCTAGGTTTATACTTATTATGGTGCGAAATGCTGAAAAACTTTTTTGCTATTGACAGAAGATAAAATAGTGTTACAATATATATTGTAATAATTTTATAAAACAACTACATATTGTGGTGTTGTAAATCTGTATACAGAGTATAACGGGGAATTCAGGTGAAATTCCTGAACGGTGCCGCCGCTGTGATAGGGTTAAATATAGCATTTGCCACTGGTTTTCTGGGAAGGCGTTATATTTGTATGAAACCTTAAGTCAGAATATCCGTCTGTATCATCCAGTTGCTACGGGTCATGGCAACAGGTATGCTGGTATGAAATATTTTCTGTAGGCATGCCTTTTTCAGGGTATGCTTTTTTTGTGCCATTTATTGGCGACCCGATTGGGCAATCAAGCGCCAATACAATGCAATATAGGGTACAATTAAAAAATACAAAGTAGGAGGGTTAAACTCATGAACACGCAAGTAATTAAACGGGATGGCAGAGTTGTTGCGTTTGACAAACAAAAAATTTATAATGCAATTATGAAAGCTATGAGCTATGGGAGCGGTATTATTGATGAGGATTCCGCTGCTATTATTGCAGATGAAATTGAACTGCAAGCAGCAAATAGGATTGATGATATTACGATTCGGGAAATTGAAAATGCCGTTTATAGCAAGTTGATTCAAAAAGGGCAGGAATTAACTGCGAAAAGCTACGAAGGTTACCGTGCAATCCAGGAATATAAGCGTTCTATTAACACGACAGACGACGAAATTTTAGGTTTATTAAAAGGCACAAACTATCTGGTAGCAATGGACAATTCCAACAAAAATCCTGTACTGAATTCTACTTTGCGTGATTTGATTGCCGGTGAGGTTTCCAAAGATATTACACAAAGGATTTTGTTGCCAACTAAAATTGTACAGGCGCATCAAAACGGTATTTTACACTACCATGATCTGGATTATTCCATGAGCCCAATGTTTAACTGCTGTTTAATTAATATTGAGGATATGTTGGATAATGGAACTGTTATCAACGATGCTATGATTGAGTCTCCAACCTGTTTTCAAACTGCTTGTACTGTTATGACGCAGATTATGGCACAGGTTGCATCCTGTCAATATGGTGGGCAATCGGTAAATATCAAACATTTAGGAAAATATCTTCGCCGTACTCATGATAAAGCATACCGCCATTTTAAAGAAAAAGGCTATGATGAAGCTTTGTGTAAAGAGCTGGCGGAAGATAAAATGATGGATGAGTTAAAATCTGGGGTGCAAACTATCCAATATCAAATTAATACATTACAAACATCCAATGGTCAGGCACCATTTGTAACGATATTCATGCATATTGAAGAAGGCTATGAATATGAACGGGAAGTTGCTTTGATTATTAAGGAAATTCTCCGTCAACGCCTTCTGGGAATAAAAAACCGTCAGGGAGTAGTTGTAACCCCAGCTTTTCCAAAGTTAGTTTATGTATTGGATGAAAACAACTGTTTACAAGGTGGAAAATATGACTATATTACCCGTGATTACGCGATTCCATGTAGTGCAAAACGGATGTATCCTGATTATATTTCCGCGAAACAAATGCGGCAGATTTATGATGGAAATGTATTCAGTTGCATGGGGTGCCGTTCTTTCCTATCTCCTTGGACGGACGAAAATGGTGATGTGAAATTTGAAGGGCGCTTTAACGCAGGTGTTGTTTCTTTAAACCTGCCTCAAATTGCTATCATTTCCCATGGAGATGAAAAGAAATTCTGGCGTTTATTGGATCGCCGTTTAGACCTTTGCTATGAAGCTTTATTATGTCGACATAAACTACTAAAGGGGACAAAAGCAGCGGTTTCTCCAATTCATTGGCAGGATGGTGCAATCGCTCGTTTGGATGCAGAAGATACCATTGACCCATTATTGGAAAATGGATACTGTACCATGTCACTAGGGTACATTGGTGTTTATGAAATGACGAAGCTGATGATTGGAGAAAGCCATACCAGTGAAAAAGGCCAGGAATTTGCGCTAAAAGTAATGCACCACTTAAAAGATACTGTGGACAGATGGAAGGCGGAAACAGGCATTGGTTTTGGGCTATACGGCACTCCTGCAGAAAATCTTTGCTACCGTTTTGCTAAAATTGATAAAGAAAAGTTTGGAAACATTAAGGATATTACTGACAAAGGTTACTATACCAATTCTTATCATGTAGATGTACGGGAACCAATTGATGCATTTTCTAAATTGGCGTTTGAGAGCCAGTTCCAGAAAATTAGTACAGGTGGCTGCATTTCTTATATTGAGATTCCAAATATGCAGGATAATTTAGAAGCACTGGAACAATTGGTAAAATTTATTTATGATAATATCCAGTATGCTGAATTTAATACTAAATCAGATTACTGCCATGTTTGTGGTTATGATGGGGAGATTAAAATCAATGATGATAACCAGTGGGAATGTCCAAACTGCGGAAATCGTGACCAGAACAAATTGACAGTAGTACGTCGTACTTGCGGTTATTTAGGACTTCATTTCTGGAATGAAGGAAAAACCAAAGAGATGAAACAAAGGGTACTACATTTATAATTCAAAAAAGGGGGAAGCTTAAAATTCGTTACGCACAGATACGGAAATATGATGTGGCAAACGGAGTTGGTATCCGTTCTACACTATTTGTAACAGGATGCCGCTTTCACTGTAAAGGGTGTTTTAATGAAGAATATCAGGATTTTTCTGCTGGTCAGCCTTGGAGTGAACAAGCAGAAGAAGAATTTTTGACCTATTTAAAAAACGAAAATATAGTTGGCGCCAGTATCTTAGGCGGGGAACCCCTCCAACAGGATGAGGATATGCTTCACCTTGTAAGAAGAATTAAACAGGAGACAGGAAAAACGATTTGGATGTGGACTGGGTACCGGTATGAAGATCTGAATCCTTTCCAAAAAGAAATTATCCAGTATGTGGATGTATTGGTGGACGGCCAATTTGTACTGGAATTGCGGAATTTAAAATTAAAGTTTCGTGGTTCAGAAAACCAACGGATTATTGATTTAAACCAGACTAGAAAACAGGGGAAACTAGTGTTGTGGGACTCTTCTTGTTGAACATACGATACTGGTAGGAATAAGATCTTACCGGTATTTTTCTATTAGATAATAAATGTAAAAATGTTTAGATAAAAGGGAGCATTTTTTATCTTTCCTATGTAACCCCATAGAAAGAAATTTTTGATTCATAAAACAGGTTTTATATTGTGAACATTTATATGTTTTTTATGTATCAAGCTTGTTTTTCTGGAAGTTCATTGCCAATTTTTTAATGTTCTTTTTTATAATTACTCACTTCACAACTCATAAGCCTGGGGATTGTTGTTCGAATCGATGCTATTCGATTGCTATTTGCAGCTTGTTATACTTGATATTTTAAAGGAAAGTTTTTATAGGATATCCCTACTGGTAGAAATGATGCGTTCTACAACAAAAAAACAGCCCATTCTTTGGGCTGTTTCAAATGGAGGAATCCCAGCATTATGCTGTTTTTCCGGAGGAGGATGATTCAGAAGAATCGCCATTCATATGTTTTTGATATTCCTGTAATATAGTTGTTTCCAAGATAGAACGGAATTCTGGTGAAATTGGGTGTACAATATCCCGGAATACCGTTCCATCCTTTTTACTAGGCATGGCAATAAACAACCGTTCTGGACCTTGTATCACCTTAATTTCATGAATTGCCAACAATTGGTCGATGGTAACGGATACGATCGCTTTTAATCTGCCTTCTGTAAAGGTTCTTCTAATTTTTACGTCTGTTATGGTCATTTGTATTTCCTCCTGTCTTATCAAAAGGGTGTTTTGTAACAGTAGTATGGGCAGAAGTAGAAAATTTAACCATGTTTTCCCGTTTTTCTAAAAAATATTTAAAAAAAACAAAAAGTTTCGGCTTTATAGGTTTATTTTTTTGTCCATTTGCAATATAATATAAAATATGTGTTATAATAGAAATCTATTTTTATAGTTATCATAATTGGTAGAATGGTATTCATAATAGGGAGTGAAGCACAATGGCTGAAAAATCCAATTTATTGCAAGGAAAAAAACATATACATTTTATTGGGATTGGTGGTTCTGGAATGTTCCCTTTGGCGCAGATTTTGCACAAAGAGGGCTACTATTTAACAGGGTCGGACAACAACGAATCCGACATTTTAAAGATGGTTCGCGCCTTAGGTATTCCAGTTACCATGGGACAGAAAGCGGAAAATATTGAAGGCGCAGATTTAATTGTTCATACAGCTGCTATTATGGAGGATAATCCGGAACTGATTGCCGCAAAGGCCAGTGGTGTTCCTACCATTGAGCGCAGTGTATTATTGGGGATCATTACGGAGCGTTATTCAGATTGTATTTGTGTCAGCGGTACCCACGGGAAAACCACTACAACCGCTATGCTGACTCAAATTTTATTAGATGCTGACATGGACCCTTCCGCAGTGATTGGAGGAAAATTGAAATCCATTAATAGCTACGGGCGTTCTGGTGATTCTGAGATTATGACCTGTGAAGCTTGCGAATTCGTAGACACTTTCTTGCATCTTTCTCCAGATATTGCAGTGGTACTTAATATTGACTGCGACCATATGGATTATTTTAAAACCATGGATAATTTAAAATTATCTTTTGAAAAGTTCTGCAATAAGGCGTCCAAGGCAATTATTTATAATGGGGATAATGAAAATACAGTTGAAGTAGCAAACCGCATCCAGGGAAAAAAGAAAATTTCTTATGGGATTATGGATACCAATGAATATTATCCAAAAAATATTACCCATATTGATGGGCTTCATACTAGGTATGATTTATACCATCAAGGGGAGTTTTTAACTACACTGGACATCCATGTACCAGGAGACCATAATATTGGAAATTCCGTGGCCGCATGTGCTGCTGCTTTGGAAGCAGGTACCCCAGTAGAAAAACTGGCAAAAGGATTGGATGCCTTTAAAGGTGCTGGCAGACGGTTTGAATTATTGGGTAAAGTAAACGGCGTTACCATTGTCGATGATTATGCCCACCATCCTGCCGAGATTGCCGCAACCCTTAAGGCGGCGAAATCTTTAAAATTTAACCAGGTATGGGCGGTACATCAACCATTTACCTATTCCAGAACCAAAATGTTATTGGATGATTTTGCGGAAGCCTTATCGATTGCGGATCACACTGTTTTAACCGAGATTATGGGTTCCCGTGAAAAAAATACCTACCATATTTACGCAAAGGATTTGGCGGATAAAATTGATGGCTGCGTTTGGTTCCCAACCCAGCAGGAAGTGGCGGATTATGTATTACAGCATGCCAAAGCGGGTGATTTGGTGATTACGTTAGGATGCGGCGATATTTATAAAGCTGCGAAAATTATGTTAAATGGACATTACGAATAATTTTTGAACAGCTTACAGGTGAATTGTTGAAAAGGTTGACGTCATTTTTAGGGTGATGTTGGCCTTTTTTCTTGTTTGATTGTATCTATAAAATATGGTATGATAAAAGCAAATGGAGGGATGATAAATGGCAAATATGATTATTATCGGAAAAGGGCCAGCTGGAATTTCAGCTTCGTTATATATTTTGCGTGCGGGGATTGAAACTACCATTATTGCGAAGGATGGCGGCGCATTGGAAAAAGCGGAATCCATTGATAATTTCTATGGCTTTCCACAGCCTATTTCTGGGAAGCAATTGATTCAGAACGGAGTGGAACATGCTAAACGCTTGGGAGCGCATTTTGTGGAAGATGAAGTAGTGGGGCTTTCGTTTGATGGCAAATTTGTAGTACAAACTGCAAATGGGGAATACAAAGCGGATAGTGTTTTGTTATCCACTGGTTCTCAAAGGGTACGGCCTAAAATCAAAGGCTTAACAGAGTTTGAAGGAATGGGCGTCAGCTATTGTGCCATATGTGATGCTTTTTTCTACCGTGGACAGCATGTGGCTGTTTTAGGGGATGGGGAGTATGCCCTTCACGAAGTAAAAGAACTGCTTCCTATTGTGGGTTCTGTTACTTTACTGACCAATGGAAGCCAACCTAAAGTTGTGTTCCCAGAGGAAGTGCAGATCAATCAGGCAAAAATCAGCGAGTTAATCGGTAATGAAGCTTTAGAACAGGTATTGTTGGAGGATGGAACAGCCTTGACAATATCCGGATTTTTTGTTGCACAAGGGGTGGCAGGAAGCAGTGACCTGGCGCGGAAAATTGGTGCCATGACCGAAGGCAATAAGATTATCGTTAATGAGAATATGGAAACCAATATACCCGGACTGTATGCCGCAGGGGATTGCGTTGGTGGATTATTACAAGTTTCCAAAGCGGTTAGTGATGGCGCATTAGCAGGTACTGCTGCCATCCGTTACTTAAGAGATTTAGGAAAATAAAGGAAATATACCGGTACTGTTTTCTCAATAGCAGTACCGTTTTTTTATAATTTTAATGGCAATAACACTAGTAAAACCAGATAAATCTTCTTGTTAAGCATGAGATTTTCCAAAAGGAAACTCCAACTATTTTGATTTATTAGAAATTATGCTTAGATCTACAATAAAAAGAGGAGTTAAGTGTACAATACTGTGATAGAATTTGTACTAATAGGCATCATTAGTTTTGTATTTTCGTAAATGGATACAACAGAAATAGTGCTGTTTCTGTATAGTTTTATAGCTTTATAAAAAATTATTCTTGACAAGAACATATGTTCTTTTATATAATAAGATTAGAACAAGGGGGGATATTGTGGATCTGTTTGATAAATTAAAAGTATTGGCTGCTTCCGCCAAATATGATGTATCCTGCGCTTCCAGCGGGGTGGACCGTGATTCGCCAAAGGATGGAATCGGGAGCGCTGTTTCCTGTGGCATCTGCCATACGTTTGCCTCGGATGGACGCTGTGTTTCTTTATTAAAAGTATTGATGAGTAACGCTTGTATTTACGATTGTAAATATTGCATTAACCGCCGTTCTAACCAGATCAAGCGGGCTACATTTACCCCCCGCGAACTGGCAGATTTAACAATACAATTCTATCGCCGAAACTATATTGAAGGGCTGTTTTTGAGCTCAGGGGTATTTAAAAATCCAGACTATACCTGCGAACAAATGATTCAATGTGTGGAGATACTGCGGAATGAATATCGATTTTATGGATATATTCATGCTAAAGCAATTCCTGGGGCGGATGGAAAACTGATTGAACAACTGGGCTTGCTGGTGGATAGAATGAGTGTGAATATTGAGATGCCAACTCAACAAAGTTTGGAAAAACTAGCGCCGGATAAAAGCAAAGTATCCATTTTAAAACCTATGTCCTTAATTCATAAACGGATTCAGCAGAATGCCACTGATTTGGTTCAATACCGTCATGCTCCCAAATTTGCACCAGCTGGACAAAGTACTCAGATGATCATTGGCGCTACACCGGAAAGCGATTTCCAAATTTTAAATTTGACCGAAGGACTTTATCGGAATTATGGGTTAAAACGGGTGTATTTTTCCGCTTATCTTCCTGTGGTACAGGATTCTTTGTTACCAGCGTTGGATACCAAACCGCCTTTACTGCGGGAGCATCGATTGTATCAAGCTGATTGGTTATTGCGTTTTTATGGTTTTAAAGCAAGTGAGCTATTGGACGAGCAACACCAAAGCTTTAACCCATTAGTAGACCCCAAATGCAATTGGGCATTAAACCATTTGGACTTATTCCCCATAGATGTGAACCGGGCGGATTATAACAGTTTATTACGTGTCCCCGGTATTGGTGTGACAAGTGCCAAACGGATTGTTGTTGCACGACGTATGGGACCTTTAAATTTTGCGGGATTAAAAAAATTAGGAGTGGTATTAAAACGTGCTCAATATTTTATTACCTGTAGTGGAAAAAAGAATGAAGGATTACGGATTACTCAGGATGGAATGATACGCAGTTTAATCTCAGAACAGGGATTAAATTATCTTTCCAAAGAATGTGACGTACAGCAATACGAACAGTTGAGTTTGTTCCGAAATAACCGACTTACCATAGAGGAGTTGCAAAAATGTTTCCCAACCACAACATAATTTATCAATATGATGGCAGTTTTGAGGGACTATTGTGCTGTATCTTTGAAAGTTTTCAGCGGAAAGAAACCCCAGTTGACATAGTGGTGGAAGAAAATTTTCAAATGTCCTTAACGCCTTCCAGATGGATTACGACTGATTTGGAAAAAGCAAAACGGGTGGCCAAAGGGATACAAAAAAATTTTACAAGGAAATGCCAAACGTTTTTCCATATGAGTTTTTTAACCTGCCATCCAAAAAAGGAATGGCTGATGCTGTGCTATGTGCAAATGGGATTCCAGTATCGGGAAAAAGTGTTGTCTTTGCTAACTCATCCTGTTGTAGGAGAGTTGCATAAGGCGGTGAAATATTTAAAAAATGAAAGCCATTTTATGAAAGAGTTTATCCGTTTTTCAGATTATGATGGCATGCTAGTAAGCAAGGTACATCCCAATAATATTGTTTTGCCAATGATCCAGCGGCATTTTTGTAACCGTTACCCAAACGAGTCTTTTTTGATTTTTGATGAGTCCCACCATATGGCATTGGTGCATAAACCAAATCGGACCAATATTTTCCCTTTGGACTCCTTGAAATTATTTTCTACAGCTTCTGAGGAAAAACAATATCAGAAACTATGGAAACAATACTATAATACGATTGGAATCGAAGAACGGTATAATCCAGTTTGCCGCCGTAATCATATGCCAAAACGTTATTGGAAATATATGGCGGAATTTCAAATCATTTTGGATAGTCAGAATGGTGATTGACTTATCTGGAGATTTTTGTTATACTATTAAATAATGTTTGTTTATCAAACAATCAATGCTGGTATAGCTCAGTCGGTAGAGCAGCTCATTCGTAATGAGCAGGTCATGGGTTCGAGTC
This is a stretch of genomic DNA from Clostridium facile. It encodes these proteins:
- a CDS encoding TIGR03915 family putative DNA repair protein, with protein sequence MFPNHNIIYQYDGSFEGLLCCIFESFQRKETPVDIVVEENFQMSLTPSRWITTDLEKAKRVAKGIQKNFTRKCQTFFHMSFLTCHPKKEWLMLCYVQMGFQYREKVLSLLTHPVVGELHKAVKYLKNESHFMKEFIRFSDYDGMLVSKVHPNNIVLPMIQRHFCNRYPNESFLIFDESHHMALVHKPNRTNIFPLDSLKLFSTASEEKQYQKLWKQYYNTIGIEERYNPVCRRNHMPKRYWKYMAEFQIILDSQNGD
- a CDS encoding putative DNA modification/repair radical SAM protein; translated protein: MDLFDKLKVLAASAKYDVSCASSGVDRDSPKDGIGSAVSCGICHTFASDGRCVSLLKVLMSNACIYDCKYCINRRSNQIKRATFTPRELADLTIQFYRRNYIEGLFLSSGVFKNPDYTCEQMIQCVEILRNEYRFYGYIHAKAIPGADGKLIEQLGLLVDRMSVNIEMPTQQSLEKLAPDKSKVSILKPMSLIHKRIQQNATDLVQYRHAPKFAPAGQSTQMIIGATPESDFQILNLTEGLYRNYGLKRVYFSAYLPVVQDSLLPALDTKPPLLREHRLYQADWLLRFYGFKASELLDEQHQSFNPLVDPKCNWALNHLDLFPIDVNRADYNSLLRVPGIGVTSAKRIVVARRMGPLNFAGLKKLGVVLKRAQYFITCSGKKNEGLRITQDGMIRSLISEQGLNYLSKECDVQQYEQLSLFRNNRLTIEELQKCFPTTT